The Sinorhizobium fredii USDA 257 region CATGTCGGCGACGTCCGCGTCACGGAGGCTTTCGCCTCGTAGCACCGAAGCCCCCTGCATGGCGCCTAAGCCATGATCAGCGAGGCAGTGTCGCTGCGATAGGGCGACAAGGCCTCTGCCGGCATTTCCGAGGGCACGACAAGGCCAGCAAGCTCGCTGACGCCTAGAACGCGATGAGGCGAGGCGGCGCCGAATTTCTCAGGCGTAGCAAGGACATAGGTTTCCGTGGCTTGCCGGGCGATTGCCCGCTTGATCGCTGCTTCCTCATAGTCTCCGGTCGAAAGCCCATGCGCCGGATGGATGGCAGTGACACCGAGAAAGAAGATGTCGGCGCGGATCTGTTCGATGGCCGCAACCGTCGCCGCGCCGGTCGCCACCATGGAATGCTTGTAGAGCCGGCCGCCGAGCAGGACCACTTCGGCGACATGATGCTCGAGTTCGGCGGCGATTGTCGGGCTGTGCGTGACGATGGTGGCCCGTAGGTCGTGCGGCAGGGCGCGGGCCAGTTCCGCATTGGTCGTACCGCCATCGATAAAGACGATTTGAGCCGGCTTGACGAGTTCCGCCGCCCGGCGGCCGAGGCGGCGCTTGACCTGACTGGCGATGGTCTGACGGCTGGCGAAGTCGGGGAGCGGCGGCGTCAGCGGCAGGGCGCCGCCATGCACCCGCTTCAGCAGGCCTTCGGCCGCCATCTCCCTGAGGTCGCGCCGGATCGTATCCTCCGAAAGCCCCAGCTC contains the following coding sequences:
- a CDS encoding DeoR/GlpR family DNA-binding transcription regulator, with the translated sequence MLTTQRRAMISARLARDGQLVAKAIADELGLSEDTIRRDLREMAAEGLLKRVHGGALPLTPPLPDFASRQTIASQVKRRLGRRAAELVKPAQIVFIDGGTTNAELARALPHDLRATIVTHSPTIAAELEHHVAEVVLLGGRLYKHSMVATGAATVAAIEQIRADIFFLGVTAIHPAHGLSTGDYEEAAIKRAIARQATETYVLATPEKFGAASPHRVLGVSELAGLVVPSEMPAEALSPYRSDTASLIMA